ATTGCAGGAAATCGCAATGATCCATGGCTATGATCCAAATGAAAAAGCCGAGCGTATATTCATCGTAAAATGTCTGCAGTTTGCTTCCTCTGATGTTGTCGGAAAAGAAGCGATATTAAATGAACTGGCACAACATTATGAAAAGCCGAACGCTGCAGAAAATATGGTTTCCCAGTTACAGGGCTGGCAGGAAGTCTTCTTTACGTACCGCGATAACTTCGGTATGAAAAAGCTCTTTCAAATGATTCCTGTAGCAGGTATGATTTTCGGTGCCTTTATTAATAAATCGATGATTGAAGATATTGCCGAGGCAGGTATGATGCTATATCGCAAGCGAAGAGTGCTGGAACGGATGAATGAACTGGCAAACAGCTAAATGCGCAAAAATAGCCCAGGATTTTAGTATTACCTAAATCCTGCGGCTATTTTTATTTGTGTACGGCTTTTTTATTTAATTCGTGCATTTCTTGTAAACCTTTATAAAAAGGATAAAGCTTTTGCAATTGTGATTCGTCAATACTATCGTTCGCTAAATTATTTAAATATAATAATGACTCGTCAATTCGTTTTTGAATTTCATCGAGGTTATTCGTCGTTGTCCCATGTCCTGGCACCATAACTTCAATTTCTTTATCCGATATAATCGTTTGCACTTTTTGGATCGTTGCAAAATATGCTTCATAATCCTCAATAAAAGGAAACTCAACATTCGATAAATAATCCCCCGCCAGTAAAATACCGAACGGCTCCACCACTGTAAATAACCCATCTCCCGTATGCCCTGGCGATAAGTAAAAGCTACACGTTATATCCTGCAGCTCAAGTGTTTGGCCATCTTCTTTAATAATAATGTCTATGTGAGGATAAATAATAGGATAATCTCTTTCAATATAGTACTGAGCATCAAACTGACGGATTTGCTCCAATACCTCTTCTTTATTTATTCGCTTAACAAAAGCTTCACTGGCAATTGTTGTAGCATTCGGAAAAGCACCTGCAGCAATAATATGATCATAATCACTATGTGTATAAATAATATATAATTTCCGATCTTCAATAATCGACTCGATATAGCCTTTTATTTCAGC
This window of the Solibacillus isronensis genome carries:
- a CDS encoding MBL fold metallo-hydrolase, producing the protein MRQFENEQLTVFQSVLYQTTSAVIKTKKALIVTDPNWLPNEIAEIKGYIESIIEDRKLYIIYTHSDYDHIIAAGAFPNATTIASEAFVKRINKEEVLEQIRQFDAQYYIERDYPIIYPHIDIIIKEDGQTLELQDITCSFYLSPGHTGDGLFTVVEPFGILLAGDYLSNVEFPFIEDYEAYFATIQKVQTIISDKEIEVMVPGHGTTTNNLDEIQKRIDESLLYLNNLANDSIDESQLQKLYPFYKGLQEMHELNKKAVHK